From a single Candidatus Zixiibacteriota bacterium genomic region:
- a CDS encoding MATE family efflux transporter, with amino-acid sequence MARDGHCRGSAVVRVGRFFLLARFMSILTPSRRQLFAEVWKLAWPIAGANFLLRGAAIVDTAFVGRLGQIPLAALGMAQIPYFLSMAVVRGLGVGAQVLVAYHTGAREPDRRLKVARAVVVLSVLVAAAVAALLLPASATILRWMGADQATVGEGMRFLYLYYAFFVFSGLFFVFSSIFQGAGDARTPLYVTIGVNALHVVVSYVFIYGEFGCPQLGIMGAALGLGISELAGTIVLAVLAIRRGLWGGGLRNLSLGAAKAVGRLGGPTAGERLLVNGMQGFYLRMITGFGYAAIGAHRIGVDMEAVSFLPALGFGQAATTLVGQRLGAGDPEGARRAGWMTTWIALGFMSALGLSFLIFARQWIGLFTDDPEVVRLGMHFCVVAAAIQAPLALALTLAGALRGAGETRWVMMMPLLGGWLVRLPLAYLFGYVLGFGLWGVWWMMFADWLVRGSVIAIKFKTMSFRLADKIGAPTPAPVVATRDLAT; translated from the coding sequence ATGGCCAGGGACGGGCACTGCCGGGGAAGTGCCGTTGTGCGCGTGGGGCGATTCTTCTTACTTGCCCGCTTCATGTCGATCCTGACCCCCAGCCGCCGTCAACTCTTCGCCGAAGTTTGGAAACTGGCCTGGCCCATTGCGGGAGCGAACTTCCTGTTGCGTGGCGCAGCCATTGTCGACACCGCGTTCGTGGGCCGTCTCGGTCAGATTCCGCTCGCCGCGCTCGGAATGGCGCAGATCCCGTATTTCCTGTCGATGGCGGTCGTGCGCGGACTGGGTGTCGGTGCACAGGTGTTGGTGGCGTATCACACGGGCGCGCGCGAGCCGGACCGTCGCCTTAAAGTTGCTCGTGCCGTCGTTGTGCTCTCGGTATTGGTCGCGGCCGCCGTGGCGGCGCTGCTTCTGCCGGCGTCCGCGACGATCCTGCGCTGGATGGGCGCGGATCAAGCGACCGTCGGCGAGGGCATGCGGTTCTTGTATCTGTACTACGCGTTCTTCGTTTTCTCAGGGTTGTTCTTCGTCTTTTCCTCGATTTTCCAGGGCGCCGGGGACGCGCGCACGCCTCTGTATGTCACGATCGGCGTCAACGCGCTGCACGTCGTGGTTTCGTATGTATTCATCTACGGCGAGTTCGGCTGTCCCCAGCTTGGTATCATGGGAGCTGCACTGGGGCTGGGAATCTCGGAACTGGCCGGGACAATCGTCCTCGCTGTCTTGGCAATTCGACGAGGCCTTTGGGGCGGCGGATTGCGCAACCTCTCATTGGGCGCGGCCAAAGCGGTTGGGCGGCTGGGCGGTCCGACCGCAGGGGAACGTCTCCTGGTCAACGGCATGCAGGGTTTCTACCTGCGCATGATCACCGGATTCGGCTATGCCGCCATCGGCGCGCATCGCATCGGGGTCGACATGGAGGCGGTGTCGTTTCTCCCGGCACTCGGATTCGGGCAAGCGGCGACAACCCTGGTCGGACAGCGTCTCGGCGCGGGAGACCCCGAAGGGGCAAGACGCGCGGGCTGGATGACCACATGGATCGCACTGGGATTCATGTCGGCGTTGGGACTGTCCTTCCTGATCTTCGCACGGCAGTGGATCGGGCTGTTTACCGACGATCCCGAAGTCGTTCGGCTGGGTATGCACTTCTGCGTTGTAGCCGCCGCCATTCAGGCGCCCTTGGCTTTGGCGCTGACCTTGGCCGGCGCGTTGCGCGGCGCCGGTGAGACGCGCTGGGTGATGATGATGCCGCTGTTGGGCGGGTGGCTCGTGCGCTTGCCGCTGGCGTACCTGTTTGGCTATGTCCTGGGTTTCGGACTGTGGGGCGTCTGGTGGATGATGTTCGCCGACTGGCTGGTCCGCGGCAGCGTGATTGCGATCAAGTTTAAGACGATGAGTTTCCGTCTGGCGGACAAAATCGGTGCGCCCACCCCTGCGCCCGTGGTTGCTACACGCGATTTGGCGACATGA